ACCGACGATCTGTTCGCCGAGCCGCGTGCCGCCGCCCTTCTTCGAGAAGAAGCTGCGTCCCTCGTCGGACTGGCGGGCATCGGCGGCGAAGATCAGGTTGACGATCAGATCCGCCATCGCCGCCGGCTCGAGGACGACGGTGTACTTGCCCGGTTCGATCGCGGTCGGATTCTGCGAGCGGGCGGCCTTGTCGATGGCGGCGCCGGCCAGCCGCACGGGATCCAGCAGCCGCAGCTCGTTGTACGACTTCGACGCCCAGCCGGAGCCGCTGCCGTCCGGCGTCCGCGCGGTGAGGTTGTAGTCGGCGGCGGTGAACCGCCCGTAGCCGAACTGCCCCTTGGAGGTGGCCACCGCCTGGATCTGCGCCGAGGTCTCGACGAAGCCCGCCGCCACGACGTTCTTCGTCCTGGCCTCGTCGATCGCCGCCTTGACGGCATTCGCCCGCCAGTCCGGCGTCGCGCCCGCCGCGTCTTCGAAGTACGGGTTCAACGCCGCGTACGTCTGCGCGCCGAGCATCGGCATCGCCTCGGGGTTGTCGGGCGACAGCCTGGCGATCTCCTCGGCGTTGCGCGCGGCGCGCTGCAGGCTGGCATCGCTGAACTCCGACGCGGTGACGGTGCCGCTCTTCTGGCCGAACTTCGCGACGATCGCCAGGCTGTAGCCTGACGACGCCCCGGCCGTGGTCACGCTGTTGCGCGCGAAGCGCACGTTCGCGCGATCGCCGCCGGTGAGTACGACCTGCGTTTCCTCCGCCTTGCTGTACGAGAGCGCCCTGTCGGTGAGCGCCTTGGCCTGTTCGCGTGTCCAGATCATGAGCGTCCTTCGGCTGTCGAACGGAGGTGGGCGGAGAGGGAACGGATCTCAAAACGGAGGAACGGAGGGAACGGAGGTGAACGGAGAGCAGGAATCATATTCTTGCTCCGTTCACCTCCGTTGCCTCCGTTGCTCCGTTTTTGAGATCCGTTCCCTCCGCCACC
This genomic stretch from Vicinamibacterales bacterium harbors:
- a CDS encoding TldD/PmbA family protein, which gives rise to MIWTREQAKALTDRALSYSKAEETQVVLTGGDRANVRFARNSVTTAGASSGYSLAIVAKFGQKSGTVTASEFSDASLQRAARNAEEIARLSPDNPEAMPMLGAQTYAALNPYFEDAAGATPDWRANAVKAAIDEARTKNVVAAGFVETSAQIQAVATSKGQFGYGRFTAADYNLTARTPDGSGSGWASKSYNELRLLDPVRLAGAAIDKAARSQNPTAIEPGKYTVVLEPAAMADLIVNLIFAADARQSDEGRSFFSKKGGGTRLGEQIVGEKVRLYSDPAHPLAPSLPFDGQGLPVKKIDWIDKGVLKNLSYSRFWAQKQGKEPTPNPGNLIMDGGTATMDDLIRGVERGVLVTRFWYIRSLDPQTLLVTGLTRDGLFLIEKGKVTRPVKNMRWNESPVFALNNLDAMTAPERTVSGEGVGGSGFAVVCPAARIREFTFTSGSDAV